The following proteins are co-located in the Melospiza melodia melodia isolate bMelMel2 unplaced genomic scaffold, bMelMel2.pri scaffold_151, whole genome shotgun sequence genome:
- the RBM42 gene encoding RNA-binding protein 42, producing MAAAAAPGAAGPGMAAGAGPGAAVVAAGPGAVAERGGGSGGAAVKSGEERLKEMEAEMALFEQEVLGAPGPAPGDPLAPPPVLRPIIATNTYQQVQQSLEARAAAARHPSPPWGHPRCRSWGQTGNR from the exons atggcggcggcggcagctcccggagcggcggggccgggaatGGCGGCGGGAGCCGGGCCCGGTGCCGCGGTGGTGGCGGCGGGGCCCGGAGCGGTGGCGGAACGtgggggcgggagcggcggggccgcggtGAAGAGCGGCGAGGAGCGGCTGAAGGAGATGGAGGCGGAGATGGCGCT GTTCGAGCAGGAGGTGCTGGGCGCTCCAGGCCCCGCCCCTGGGGACCCTTTGGCCCCGCCCCCCGTCCTGCGCCCGATCATCGCCACCAACACCTACCAGCAG gtccAGCAGTCCCTCGAGgctcgcgccgccgccgcccgccaccCGTCccccccttggggacacccccggTGCCGTTcgtggggccag ACAGGTAACAGGTAA
- the LOC134433247 gene encoding nonsense-mediated mRNA decay factor SMG9-like: MASNPPGNPKNLPDSRSGPRRDPLRSLRDPLRSLRDLQKPPGTPSATSGTSRSLPGTPSGASGTPGILSGTPSGNPGTPQDPPGPPQDPPGPPQVPTGVPQDPQKPPGTPSRPPGLPQEDLGTSRTSPGPPHDPQGPPQDPPGLFKTLREPLRTLQTVPGSRSGPGAAPVPPPCRTPGRAPPPARGAAAGTERRNRRRGGGERRELGEEPAGTLQKTPIILAKPPAERQQLPPAAPKAGPAQAPPPPAPAPPIVLMKARGEEGRGGGGASAAPGEGPQQAPPTEREGPRPTQPVYQLHSRGLAPPAALDPAQAQARLAAPEKMKSSIKLVDEQMNWCDSALEFLLEQTDVLVVGALGLQGTGKSTVMSLLAGNQPEEDPRSFVFRPQPPELRERGGAQTGGIDLFITQERVLFLDTQVINAN; this comes from the exons ATGGCGAGT AACCCtcccgggaaccccaaaaacctccctgacAGCCGCTCGGGGCCTCGCCGGGACCCCCTCAGGAGCCTCCGGGACCCCCTCAGGAGCCTCCGGGACCTCCAAAAGCCTCCCGGAACCCCCTCAGCAACCTCCGGGACCTCCAGAAgcctccccgggaccccctcagGAGCCTCCGGTACCCCCGGGATCCTCTCCGGGACCCCCTCAGGAAACCCCGGCACCCCTCAGGACCCTCCGGGACCCCCTCAGGACCCTCCGGGACCCCCTCAAGTCCCTACGGGAGTCCCTCAGGACCCTCAGAAACCTCCCGGGACCCCCTCAAGACCTCCGGGACTCCCTCAGGAGGATCTGGGAACCTCTCGAACCTCCCCGGGTCCCCCTCACGACCCTCAGGGACCCCCTCAGGACCCTCCGGGACTCTTCAAGACCCTCCGGGAGCCCCTCAGGACCCTCCAGACCGTCCCCGGGAGCCGCTCGGGGCCCGGAGCCGCCCCGGTGCCGCCGCCATGTCGGACTCCGGGCAGAGCCCCGCCCCCGGCGCGCGGCGCCGCTGCTGGAACCGAGAGAAGGAACCGGAGGAGGGGAGGCGGAGAGAGGAGG GAGCTGGGGGAGGAGCCAGCAGGGACGCTACAGAAGACGCCAATCATCCTGGCCAAGCCCCCTGCAGAACGG cagcagctgcctccggccgccCCCAAGGCGGGGCCAGCACAAGCCCCGCCCCCTCCTGCGCCGGCCCCGCCCATCGTGCTGATGAAAGCACGGGGGGAGGAGggtcggggagggggcggagccTCGGCAGCACCAGGGGAGGGGCCACAGCAAGCCCCGCCCACCGAGAGGGAGGGGCCACGCCCCACCCAACCTGTCTATCAACTGCACAGCCGGGGCTtggccccgcccgccgcgctgGACC CTGCCCAGGCCCAGGCCCGGCTGGCGGCGCCCGAGAAGATGAAAAGCAGCATCAAACTGGTGGACGAGCAAATGAACTGGTGCGACAGCGCCCTCGAG ttcctgctggagcagacgGACGTGCTGGTGGTGGGAgcgctggggctgcagggcacgGGCAAATCCACGGTGATGTCGCTGCTGGCCGGGAACCAGCCCGAGGAGGACCCGCG GTCCTTCGTGTTCCGGCCGCAGCCGCCGGAGCTGCGCGAGAGGGGCGGGGCTCAGACCGGGGGCATCGACCTCTTCATCACCCAGGAGCGCGTCCTGTTCCTGGACACGCAGGTAATTAACGCTAATTAG
- the ETFB gene encoding electron transfer flavoprotein subunit beta has product MAALRVLVGVKRVIDFAVKVRVAPGGGSVQTQGVKHSLNPFCEIALEEAVRLREAGTASEVIAASLGTKACQETLRTALAMGADRAVLAELAEGAPAGPREVATALAGLVKKLQPQLVLLGKQAIDDDCNQTGQLLAAMLDWPQGTFASRVQLESGGVLVEREVDGGLETLRLRLPAVLTADLRLNEPRYATLPNIMKAKKKPLEVLPAADLGVPAGPPRLKVLQVQEPPPRAGGEKVESVESLLGKLRHAGRI; this is encoded by the exons ATGGCGGCGCTGCGCGTGCTCGTGGGGGTGAAGCGCGTCATTGACTTTGCTGTCAAG GTGCGGGTGGCGCCGGGCGGGGGCTCCGTGCAGACGCAGGGCGTGAAGCACTCGCTGAACCCCTTCTGCGAGATCGCCCTGGAGGAGGCCGTCCGGCTGCGCGAGGCGGGCACGGCCAGCGAGGTCATCGCCGCCAGCCTGGGCACCAAGGCGTGCCAG GAGACCCTCCGCACCGCCCTGGCCATGGGCGCTGACCGGGCCGTGCTGGCCGAGCTGGCCGAGGGAGCGCCCGCGGGGCCCCGTGAGGTGGCCACGGCCCTGGCGGGGCTGGTGAAGAAGCTGCAGCcgcagctggtgctgctgggcaaGCAG GCCATCGATGACGATTGCAACCAGACCGGGCAGCTCCTGGCCGCCATGTTGGACTGGCCGCAG GGCACGTTTGCCTCGCGGGTGCAGCTGGAGTCGGGCGGCGTGCTGGTGGAGCGCGAGGTGGACGGGGGCCTGGAGACGCTGCGGCTGCGCCTGCCGGCCGTGCTCACGGCCGACCTGCGGCTCAACGAGCCCCGCTACGCCACCCTGCCCAACATCATG AAAGCCAAGAAGAAGCCCCTGGAGGTGCTGCCGGCCGCCGATCTCGGGGTGCCCGCGGGGCCCCCCCGGctgaaggtgctgcaggtgcaggaGCCGCCCCCCAGGGCCGGGGGGGAGAAGGTGGAGAGCGTGGAGAGcctgctggggaaactgaggcacgccgGCCGGATCTGA